A stretch of the Erinaceus europaeus chromosome 1, mEriEur2.1, whole genome shotgun sequence genome encodes the following:
- the ELOC gene encoding elongin-C isoform X1: MDGEEKTYGGCEGPDAMYVKLISSDGHEFIVKREHALTSGTIKAMLSGPGQFAENETNEVNFREIPSHVLSKVCMYFTYKVRYTNSSTEIPEFPIAPEIALELLMAANFLDC, encoded by the exons ATGG ATGGAGAAGAGAAGACCTATGGTGGCTGTGAAGGCCCCGACGCCATGTATGTCAAACTGATATCGTCGGATGGCCATGAATTTATCGTGAAAAGAGAACATGCGTTAACATCGGGAACGATAAAAGCCATGTTAAGTGGCCCGG GTCAGTTTGCTGAAAATGAAACCAATGAAGTCAATTTTAGAGAGATCCCTTCACATGTGCTATCAAAAGTATGCATGTATTTTACCTACAAGGTTCGCTACACTAACAGTTCTACCGAGATTCCTGAATTCCCAATTGCACCGGAAATTGCACTGGAACTGCTGATGGCTGCGAACTTCCTAgattgttaa
- the ELOC gene encoding elongin-C isoform X2, with protein MYVKLISSDGHEFIVKREHALTSGTIKAMLSGPGQFAENETNEVNFREIPSHVLSKVCMYFTYKVRYTNSSTEIPEFPIAPEIALELLMAANFLDC; from the exons ATGTATGTCAAACTGATATCGTCGGATGGCCATGAATTTATCGTGAAAAGAGAACATGCGTTAACATCGGGAACGATAAAAGCCATGTTAAGTGGCCCGG GTCAGTTTGCTGAAAATGAAACCAATGAAGTCAATTTTAGAGAGATCCCTTCACATGTGCTATCAAAAGTATGCATGTATTTTACCTACAAGGTTCGCTACACTAACAGTTCTACCGAGATTCCTGAATTCCCAATTGCACCGGAAATTGCACTGGAACTGCTGATGGCTGCGAACTTCCTAgattgttaa